The following are encoded in a window of Aromatoleum petrolei genomic DNA:
- a CDS encoding sulfate/molybdate ABC transporter ATP-binding protein, translating into MSIEIRNISKCFGNFVALDDLSLDIPTGELVALLGPSGCGKTTLLRIIAGMETPDAGSVLFGGQEATHVHARERQVGFVFQHYALFRHMSVFENVAFGLRVRPRKERPSEAEIRERVMGLLKLVQLDWLAQRYPSQLSGGQRQRIALARALAVEPKVLLLDEPFGALDTKVRKELRRWLRRLHDEMHISSVFVTHDQEEALEVADRVVVMNRGHIEQIGSPDEVYSSPASPFVYQFLGNVNVFHSRLHGAWAEVEREGEAPAAGSIAFVRPHDIELDVAPLAGGMTAGVRHVHRIGPLVRVELEHDGETIEVELTRERAASLDLPVGRTVWIKPRQAKVFATEATAPAGKQPFLF; encoded by the coding sequence ATGAGCATCGAAATCCGCAACATCAGCAAGTGCTTCGGCAACTTCGTCGCGCTCGACGACCTCTCCCTCGACATCCCGACCGGCGAGCTGGTTGCGCTGCTGGGGCCGTCGGGCTGCGGCAAGACGACCCTCCTGCGCATCATCGCCGGCATGGAGACGCCGGATGCCGGCTCGGTGCTGTTCGGCGGCCAGGAGGCGACGCACGTCCACGCGCGCGAGCGCCAGGTCGGCTTCGTGTTCCAGCATTACGCGCTGTTCCGTCACATGTCCGTGTTCGAGAACGTCGCCTTCGGACTGCGCGTGCGCCCGCGCAAGGAGCGCCCGAGCGAGGCCGAGATCCGCGAGCGCGTGATGGGCCTGTTGAAGCTTGTCCAGCTCGACTGGCTCGCGCAACGCTATCCTTCGCAGCTCTCCGGCGGCCAGCGCCAGCGGATCGCGCTCGCCCGCGCGCTGGCGGTCGAGCCCAAGGTGCTGCTGTTGGACGAGCCCTTCGGCGCGCTCGACACCAAGGTGCGCAAGGAGCTGCGCCGCTGGCTGCGCCGCCTGCATGACGAGATGCACATCTCCTCGGTGTTCGTCACGCACGATCAGGAAGAGGCGCTGGAGGTCGCCGACCGCGTCGTCGTGATGAACCGTGGCCACATCGAGCAGATCGGCTCACCCGACGAGGTCTATTCGAGTCCCGCGTCGCCCTTCGTCTATCAGTTCCTCGGCAACGTGAACGTCTTTCACAGCCGCCTGCACGGAGCCTGGGCGGAGGTCGAGCGGGAAGGGGAGGCGCCGGCCGCGGGGTCGATCGCCTTCGTGCGTCCGCACGACATCGAACTCGATGTGGCGCCGCTGGCTGGCGGGATGACCGCGGGCGTGCGACACGTCCATCGCATCGGTCCGCTGGTGCGCGTCGAACTCGAGCACGATGGCGAGACGATCGAGGTCGAGCTGACGCGCGAGCGCGCGGCGAGCCTGGATCTGCCGGTCGGCAGGACGGTGTGGATCAAGCCGCGGCAGGCCAAGGTGTTTGCCACCGAGGCGACGGCGCCAGCGGGAAAGCAGCCCTTCCTGTTCTGA
- the cysT gene encoding sulfate ABC transporter permease subunit CysT, whose translation MFPAPAKRDGVLPGFRLGLGYTLTYLTLLVLIPLGGMILMTGKLSWSNFWEIATAERALASYRVTFGASLFAATVNAVFGLIVAWALVRYPFPGKRFVDALVDLPFALPTAVAGITLATLYAENGWVGQFLAKLGIKVAFTPLGIVVALIFVTLPFVVRTLQPVIEDIEAEVEEAAASLGATRLQTFARVLLPGIFPAWLTGFTLAFSRAIGEFGSVIFIAGNMPLISEITPLLIISKLEQYDLVGATALAVVMLVISFVMLLVINLLQWWAANRHAKGSDAEPAEALAPGALVEARP comes from the coding sequence ATGTTTCCCGCTCCCGCCAAACGGGATGGCGTCCTGCCCGGCTTCCGCCTGGGGCTGGGCTACACGCTGACCTACCTCACCCTGCTGGTGCTGATACCGCTCGGCGGCATGATCCTCATGACCGGCAAACTGAGCTGGAGCAACTTCTGGGAGATCGCCACCGCGGAGCGTGCGCTGGCGTCCTATCGGGTCACCTTCGGCGCATCCCTGTTCGCAGCGACGGTGAATGCCGTGTTCGGTCTGATTGTCGCCTGGGCGCTGGTGCGCTATCCGTTTCCGGGCAAGCGCTTCGTCGATGCGCTGGTCGATCTGCCCTTCGCACTGCCGACGGCGGTGGCAGGCATCACGCTCGCGACCCTGTACGCGGAGAACGGCTGGGTCGGGCAGTTCCTCGCCAAGCTCGGCATCAAGGTCGCCTTCACGCCGCTGGGCATCGTCGTCGCGCTGATCTTCGTGACGCTGCCTTTCGTCGTCCGCACGCTGCAGCCGGTGATTGAGGACATCGAGGCCGAGGTCGAGGAGGCCGCTGCGTCGCTGGGCGCGACGCGCTTGCAGACCTTCGCCCGGGTGCTGTTGCCGGGCATCTTCCCGGCCTGGCTGACGGGCTTCACGCTCGCATTCTCGCGTGCGATTGGCGAGTTCGGCTCGGTGATCTTCATCGCCGGCAACATGCCGCTGATCTCGGAAATCACCCCCTTGCTGATCATCTCCAAGCTCGAGCAGTACGACCTGGTCGGCGCAACCGCGCTCGCGGTCGTGATGCTGGTGATCTCCTTCGTGATGTTGCTCGTGATCAACCTGCTGCAGTGGTGGGCGGCCAACCGCCACGCGAAGGGCAGTGACGCCGAACCCGCCGAAGCGCTCGCGCCCGGCGCACTGGTGGAGGCCCGGCCATGA
- a CDS encoding sulfate ABC transporter substrate-binding protein: MKKLTSLLLAAGFAFATGASAQSNLLNVSYDVARDVYKDYNPLFQKHWKEKSGETVELRQSHGGSSKQARAVADGLEADVVTMNQATDVDFLAEKGLVAKDYPKKFPDNASPYTSTMVFIVRKGNPKAIKDWNDIAKPGIQLIIPHPKNTGNGRYSYLAAWGYALKQPGGNDKTAAEFVGAVLKNAPLFASGGRDATTTFMQRKIGDVLVTFESEAELIAKEFGRGEFEVVYPSLSILAEFPVAIVEKVVDKKGTRKLAQAYLEYLWSKEGQENAAANYLRPRDADVLKKHAAQFPAIKTFTVDEVFGGWSKAAPAHFKDGGSFDQIYVQK; encoded by the coding sequence ATGAAGAAACTGACCAGCCTGTTGCTCGCAGCCGGATTCGCCTTCGCCACCGGCGCGTCTGCCCAGTCCAATCTGCTCAACGTCTCCTACGACGTGGCGCGTGACGTTTACAAGGATTACAACCCGCTGTTCCAGAAGCACTGGAAGGAGAAGAGCGGCGAAACCGTCGAACTGCGCCAGTCGCACGGCGGCTCGTCGAAGCAGGCGCGCGCGGTGGCCGACGGCCTCGAGGCCGACGTGGTGACGATGAACCAGGCCACCGACGTCGATTTCCTCGCGGAGAAGGGGCTGGTCGCCAAGGACTATCCGAAGAAGTTCCCCGACAATGCCTCGCCCTACACGTCGACGATGGTGTTCATCGTGCGCAAGGGCAACCCGAAGGCGATCAAGGATTGGAACGACATCGCCAAGCCCGGCATCCAGCTGATCATCCCGCACCCCAAGAACACCGGCAACGGCCGATATTCCTATCTCGCCGCCTGGGGCTACGCGCTCAAGCAGCCGGGCGGCAACGACAAGACGGCGGCCGAGTTTGTCGGCGCGGTGCTCAAGAATGCGCCGCTGTTCGCATCGGGCGGCCGCGACGCGACGACCACCTTCATGCAGCGCAAGATCGGCGACGTGCTGGTCACCTTCGAGTCGGAGGCGGAGTTGATCGCGAAGGAATTCGGTCGCGGCGAGTTCGAGGTCGTCTATCCGAGCCTCTCCATCCTCGCCGAATTCCCGGTTGCGATCGTCGAGAAGGTTGTCGACAAGAAGGGTACGCGCAAGCTGGCGCAGGCCTACCTCGAGTACCTGTGGTCGAAGGAGGGTCAGGAGAACGCCGCGGCGAATTACCTGCGTCCGCGTGACGCCGACGTGCTGAAGAAGCATGCGGCGCAGTTCCCCGCGATCAAGACCTTCACCGTGGATGAGGTGTTCGGCGGCTGGAGCAAGGCGGCACCCGCGCACTTCAAGGACGGCGGCAGCTTCGACCAGATCTACGTTCAGAAGTAA
- the cysW gene encoding sulfate ABC transporter permease subunit CysW: protein MTVRRATAEPRWVRLLLTGVALGFLFLFLVLPLIAVFWEAFAQGAQAYWEALKDSEARSAMLLTLTIAAVVLPFNIAFGVAAAWAIAKFEFRGKSLLTTLIDLPFAVSPVVAGLIFIILFGAQGFFGSWLAANDIKIIFALPGMVLATLFVTFPFVARELIPLMQAQGRDEEEAAISLGASGWQMFWRVTVPNIKWGLMYGVILANARAMGEFGAVSVVSGHIRGETNTLPLHVEILYNEYNQIGAFAAATVLAFLGLVTLVAKTVVEWRMRRETEMLTADLPPEKTEQPLTVATERP from the coding sequence ATGACAGTACGCCGTGCCACCGCGGAGCCGCGCTGGGTCCGCCTGCTGCTGACGGGCGTCGCTCTCGGCTTCCTGTTCCTGTTCCTCGTGCTGCCGCTGATCGCGGTGTTCTGGGAAGCTTTCGCGCAGGGAGCGCAAGCCTACTGGGAGGCGCTGAAGGACTCCGAGGCGCGTTCGGCGATGCTGCTGACGCTGACGATCGCCGCGGTCGTGCTGCCCTTCAACATCGCCTTCGGCGTCGCCGCGGCATGGGCAATCGCGAAGTTCGAATTCCGCGGCAAGAGCCTGCTCACGACGCTGATCGACCTGCCGTTCGCGGTGTCGCCGGTCGTCGCCGGCCTGATCTTCATCATCCTGTTCGGCGCGCAAGGCTTCTTCGGCTCCTGGCTCGCCGCGAACGACATCAAGATCATCTTCGCGCTGCCGGGCATGGTGCTCGCGACGCTGTTCGTGACCTTTCCCTTCGTCGCGCGCGAACTGATCCCGCTGATGCAGGCGCAGGGGCGCGACGAGGAGGAGGCCGCGATCTCGCTCGGTGCTTCGGGCTGGCAGATGTTCTGGCGCGTGACGGTGCCGAATATCAAATGGGGTTTGATGTACGGCGTGATCCTCGCCAACGCGCGCGCGATGGGCGAGTTCGGCGCGGTGAGCGTCGTCTCCGGCCACATCCGCGGCGAGACCAACACGCTGCCGCTGCACGTCGAGATCCTCTACAACGAATACAACCAGATCGGCGCCTTCGCTGCTGCCACCGTCCTCGCCTTCCTCGGCCTCGTGACGCTGGTCGCGAAGACGGTCGTCGAGTGGCGCATGCGCAGGGAGACCGAAATGCTAACCGCCGATCTGCCCCCGGAAAAAACCGAACAGCCCCTGACCGTGGCCACGGAACGCCCATGA
- a CDS encoding DUF1330 domain-containing protein: MKQKAPAYVIGHITIKDPAKWDQYRSRVPGTLDGWGGELVLRGKRVTVLGGEHAHTDTVVLRFPDIDSLNGWFNSPVYQALIPLREQAADVVLIAYEG, encoded by the coding sequence ATGAAACAGAAAGCCCCGGCCTACGTCATCGGCCACATCACGATCAAGGATCCCGCCAAATGGGACCAATATCGCTCCCGCGTACCCGGAACGCTGGACGGTTGGGGCGGAGAGCTGGTGCTGCGCGGCAAGCGTGTGACGGTGCTGGGCGGCGAGCATGCGCACACCGATACCGTGGTGCTGCGTTTCCCGGACATCGATTCGCTCAACGGCTGGTTCAACTCGCCCGTCTATCAGGCACTGATTCCGCTGCGTGAACAGGCCGCCGACGTCGTCCTGATCGCGTATGAAGGCTGA
- a CDS encoding calcium/sodium antiporter encodes MNDYLGLVAGIVAAGIGGELFVRGAVGLAHWARISPGIIGATVAAFATSSPELSVSVNSALDGTPEIALGDALGSNVVNVALILALALVIAGIQSPRDSVRRDFPVALLVPVITGVLFLDGVLSRVDGLLLLALFLAWLSAAVIEARRQRSAAEAVIGTPRAGAAIASAVVGLGFLVLAGNIIVISAKGIATTYGIDEFIIGATLVAIGTSTPELATTVIAKLRGHDEVSLGTILGSNIFNGLLIVAVAAIIHPIEADWREVAVALVCGLIALAVTWPPRDGFINRRRGVILLALYTVYIVAIAQGMTN; translated from the coding sequence GGGGAATTGTTCGTCCGCGGCGCGGTGGGCCTCGCACACTGGGCGCGCATCTCGCCCGGCATCATCGGCGCCACCGTCGCCGCCTTTGCCACCTCCAGCCCGGAACTGTCAGTGTCGGTGAATTCCGCGCTCGACGGGACCCCGGAGATCGCGCTCGGCGACGCGCTGGGCAGCAACGTCGTGAATGTCGCGCTGATCCTTGCGCTGGCGCTGGTGATCGCCGGCATCCAGAGTCCGCGCGACAGCGTCAGGCGCGACTTTCCCGTCGCACTGCTCGTACCCGTGATCACCGGCGTGCTGTTCCTCGACGGCGTGCTGTCGCGCGTCGACGGCCTGCTGCTGCTGGCCCTCTTCCTTGCCTGGCTAAGTGCCGCCGTGATCGAGGCTCGCCGTCAGCGCAGCGCGGCCGAGGCCGTGATCGGCACCCCGCGCGCCGGTGCGGCAATCGCGTCCGCCGTCGTCGGGCTGGGGTTCCTGGTCCTCGCAGGGAACATCATCGTCATTTCCGCGAAGGGGATCGCGACGACCTACGGCATCGACGAGTTCATCATCGGCGCAACCCTCGTCGCCATCGGCACGTCCACCCCGGAACTCGCCACCACCGTCATCGCAAAGCTGCGCGGCCACGACGAGGTGAGCCTGGGCACGATACTCGGCAGCAACATCTTCAACGGACTGCTCATCGTCGCGGTCGCGGCGATCATCCACCCAATCGAAGCCGACTGGCGCGAAGTCGCCGTCGCCCTCGTCTGTGGCCTGATCGCGCTTGCCGTCACCTGGCCGCCCCGCGACGGCTTCATCAACCGCCGCAGGGGCGTCATACTGCTCGCGCTTTATACGGTCTACATCGTTGCCATCGCACAGGGAATGACGAACTAG